From the Gossypium hirsutum isolate 1008001.06 chromosome A02, Gossypium_hirsutum_v2.1, whole genome shotgun sequence genome, the window aaaatataatttaagattttgcgaaattttttatGATCTCAATTTTATTCCAattggtttctaatgtatgttttgggcttcgagggcccaatagagagacgttatgattatttcaaaatatgaataataaatgactcaaaattatctgaaaatgttcagtaaactccggtaatgcctcgtaccctattccggcaatgaatacgggtaaggggtgttacaataaaagtATATTGATGTTTGGTCCATCAATTTTATCAATCAAATAGTTAATTTaggtgtagggactaaattgtaaagtccaatCCTTATAGAGTTTTAATTGTCTAAAGGCTTGGggacttaaatagtaattaattaaagGTTCAAAATCGTAACTAAACCATTTTTAAATAAGTGTTAGATGATGGTGGTGAGTTATGCATTAAAACATGATTAGTTAAgtaagattaattaaaaataatcaaacataAATTATGGTATAAAACCCATTTTCAGTGGAAAGAAATCGAGAATTCTCTTCATCCCCTACCTTTAAACTATCCACCAccatagaaaagaaaaacaagaaagcTTCCAAAGGTTTTAAGCATTTGGCCATACATTTTAAAGTGAATTCAagttcttttcttgtaattttatatattttaggttATGGGAggttgatttagctagcccatgtaccgatttataaaattgttaaagtttttgaaaattgtcattgttgatttcttgaagaatttggtgtgaaattgatagattttaaacttagattatgaaaaagactagattgtaacatttaattattagttttgtacataaaaactaaaatgaataaaatgtgattttttttaaatttcggtaTAAATAAAGAGTATAGGGTCCTTAATGAATGTATGCGAAATCAGTTTTTAAACCGAGGctcaaaattaaaagtataaaattgaataaaaatataaaattttaggggtactagaaaaatgaaattatataggTTTATGGCATGAcataatatgaaaatgtttggtattaatggattgtataaaataattgtttagatcaagaactggATCCGAGTGGAGTTAGTTGAGGAAAAACTAAATTTGTTGATTAGTCCCTAAAGAATCAGCTTGTTCAGTGTTGTGAtaaagtaagttcatatggtatttaTTTACTTGGGTTGTTATCTATTTAAGTTGTATATGTATGTTTGGTTGTGGAATAATTAATTGAGGATTGGtatgaaaagttaaaattagACTGAATTGAAATGTGGCGTTTGTACATGTAAAAGATGCCCGTGTGAACTTAGAAAAAGTTAGGATATGATTGGTATGCTAATAGGGTCTTGTGCACGCTTGTACaaaatttattacaaatgttattGAGGTCCAACATTTGTTACAGATTCTTCAAGTGAATGCGACATAAGTTTTGCTCGGACGAGTAACCTAATCTGTTGTTATAAAGGTTTAGCCCAAATGAGTAACCTGACATGTATATATTCAACTCAGACTAGCAATTGGTGTGGTGTAGATACCAGTGTATCCGAGTCTGTTTATTAGGGTTCATCAGGAGAAACAGTTtatatgaaaatgagaaattgaaacGGAATGAAATGAACTTGATATTCAAATGGAAAGTTATTGAATGAATTGAGGATGAAAAATTGATTGGAGTAATGCCTTTGACATGTATGTAATTATATTATCCCTTGATGAAATGTGAATTTGAGATTGTTACCTGATGtgacatgaattggtatgttAAGTACTTGTGGTATCATATTGTATAGATTTTAAGTAAATGCTTACAATGTTGGTGCTTTTTATTGTCATGTCTAGCCAAATGTTGTGTCAATCTAAAGCAACTTAGAAATGTTAGGCATAAATAAGGTAAGCTATGTTTAATACATATGAACACACTAAGCATCCTATATGCTTACCtcgtttttttttcctttccttgtaGATCATTACCTTGCGAAACATAACAAGTCGGATCATctcgaagctcacactatcacCGAAAtgttaataaaatgtttattttagtttcgggattgtggcatgtatatagagATAAGATGTTAaggaaatctttctttttcatcaGGTACTTTTGATGTTTGTGGCAAGTGTTAAGTTGTATGTAAAGTGGTATGTGACAAATGATGTATGGTTTAACTATGGTTGAAGTTGTTTAGTTGATGATTTTAAACTTGAATATGTCATATAGGTATGCTAAGAATTACATATGAAAGGAAATAGGTAGATGGATTGAATATGTTTTGGTtttgactatatatatatatgatgccATTTGAATGGTCATATACTTGATGTCTTATTGACATTGTTCTAGGTTAAACAAACATGTTTTGGTATAACTGaacatgatatatgaatatgtgtattgAAAGGTTTTGTTGGAATCTTtgaattaggtaccaaattgtgcatttttaccaaaaataaggTTCACATCACGACCACGATTGTCAACGTCACAACATGGTGCCAACAATGAGTAACGTTGTGACATCAGAATGCTTGAGGTCACGACGTGACTTATTGTTTCGACAACGTCAAGATGTGGGAGATGTGAGGTTGCGATGTCAACCCTGAATTTTCCAAACCTTACAATTTGATTCTAATTCAAGCTCAGGTTgacaaaagagctttcataaacTCATTTAAGACATGAAAATGAGTGTTTAACATATATTGAATGTGATCGATGTTTAATCGCATGTGTGATTGAATAATTACTGCGTATTTGACTGTAGTTGCTCTGGCAACAAATGTAGCATTCCATAACTCAAACTCGACCATCGAAtcgggtgagaggtgttacaactTTCTTGTTacttatttctatttgattttgttatgtttttaattaaatttaaattatgttagcaCCACTGAGTAACTATTACCTAGTGTACCGATTAGTTTGTTTCCATGCGTAGGTTTCGGATAAAAGCTATAAAAGTTTCTCGGTCAAGCATCCAACTCTTACACTTAGCTTGGAAACCATTATGGtcatattttttatgtatatgtatGCTTGAAgtcatatggcatgtacctaggttggtATGTTTGTTATCTAAGTTAGTTTTGGCATTTCTTGTGAGTAACCtataatgttataattgttgaattttatcttttgattactAGGTAATTAAGTTTGATTATGTGAGTTTGAATGTGCAAATTGGTTGGTTTAGTAATGTTATGTTGGAGGTTATGATTTGGAAATGTTTGAACATTTTTAGATAGGTTAATTGGAGGAATATGTCTTGTGGTATATTTTAAGTATGTTTAGGTTCATTTGGTTAAAGTTTTGAACACTTAAAAGTACAGGATTTTAACCATTTGGACACAGAGTCTCGAGACAAAAAGAACATGTCTCTAGACCGCTAGAACAAATTTCATTTAAATGTTACATTTAAGTGCTTAAGGCCTTGAGACTTATTTGTATAGTCTCAAGATAATTATTCCTAGGTCTCGAGGCAAGTAGTCTTTGCctcaagacaaaaaaaaaacattaaagctAAATAGATATTGTCTTGCTCTAAGACTCGAAACAAGAACCTATTGTCTTGAGACTTTCAAACATAGAAGTAGAAAAAAGAAAACATGGGAGGTTGGTCTTGCAACTAGGTCTCAAGACACAAGTTGTAGTGACTTGAGACATATTAACTTCGAAGCTAAAATTCCCAAAATAATTTATGACCTATCTCGagacataaatttgaaatttgactTTTGAATTTGGATTCAGGTCTTAACTTTGAGATTAACTCTTACAACCccgtaaattgattaaatgaaatcaATGAGTGTATAAATGCATGTGTAGgaattattttgataattgatttgAACATATTTGTGTTATAGTAACTTGAGTTACTTCGGCGATGTAATATGACATGACACATTCAAATTTAGTGATCAAGTTGAACATGAGatatttcaattttgatcttatatatttttataagccAAAAAGAAATTAcgaataaatgataaatttaaccctATTAATTCTTATGAACTCAGTCAGagctatgtatatatatagataatattATATAGATATACAAATTCTAACATATTAAAAATCTATTATAACCTTATTTATTTCCTAGAaagtgaaaatatatattaaaataaatttgaaagtaGCTCATGGCTCTCTTAGGAGTTGGTTTTATATAATATATCTATGAATATAGGTTCtatgtaaattatatataaaattcaacataaatttgagtataaattatattcatggttattttaaaatagaatttgtcttcttttaattattttaattttttttttcaatttagcaactctaaataaaataattgtgcAAGTTAATTGTTatcgttaaaatttttattttcttttaatgaaTTGCTTACATGGCAATAAGTGATTGacacaaacttttttttttacttttgattaaaatttagggacctatttataattaatccaaaactttttctccttctctttctcacatatatataaaatatatatttttattatataattacataattattattttatttatataaataaaataattattaattaaaaacaataattaaatattttcagccacaacaattaaacatgaagcttaaaattttattcctgtctatttatttaacttattaaacgaaaataaacaacaaaattcCAACTGTTCATCAGACATCAAAATCTTTACTCACTGTATTGCGAATTAATTCTTGgctatacatatacatattatatatatatatatatatgatattggaggGGGAGAAAGCAAATGAAAAGTTGAAAACAAGAGAAGATCAAGTGGAAAAAGAAAGCAGAACAAGAAAATGGCAAATGCAGACCCAAGCCAGAAGGTTGACTACGTTTTCAAAGTAGTGTTGATCGGTGATTCAGGTGTGGGTAAGTCTCAAATTCTTGCTCGTTTTGCTAGAAACGACTTCAGCTTAGATTCCAAGTCTACCATCGGAGTTGAGTTTCAGACTAGAACCCTCCTCATTGAGCACAAGAGTGTTAAGGCTCAGATCTGGGACACTGCTGGTCAAGAACGGTAACTTTTCATGCAaattcatacctttttccctgcttcttttttattttttcttttcttttctgggttTTTCGTTTTATGTCCATTTGCAtctttttttcttgttctttcttACACTTGCAATTTGTTTTGTGGAAAGATATGAAAAAAGGATttgtttttggtgaaattttttCTGGGTTTTTCGTTTTATTTGCATTTGCATCTTTCTTCTTGTTCGTTCATAGATCTGTATGTTTGTAGATAGAATTATTTTGTTCTGCTAGTTTTACTGTGGACTGATAAGACATGTATTGATTGTATTTAGCTTGTCTAGATGGATGGTTGGTGAGATGTTTGCCATTTCAATCAGGAGTGGATTGGATTGGATTTTCGATGGATGAATTGTATAGTTACTGTTgatcgtgtatatatatatatatttccttttatttttaatgatggCCATGGGATTGGTAAACATTTACATGGATCTCGATCACAATCTTGACATATCAGTTGAACCTTGGTGTCACCTTTATTGCAAagtattgtattgtattagatcctTGATCtcataaatttttaacagatcTCTGGCCTACACATTGAAAAACATGTGCTTGCAGTAGCTTGCGACCGGTGTCCTTGAACTTGAGCCGTTAAGTTGCAACCATTTAGATATTTATCGTATTAGCTTGAAAATGAATGTTCGGTGAGATATATAATGGTTTTGATCCTGTCTGATCTGCTGGTCTCGTCCAGGGCATTGGTTATTTGGTTATGGGGATTCCTTTGGTGGTATTATTTTCCTGGTTTGAATACAGTTTCAAGAGTAGTCGATGATTTTGCTTCTTTTCTTATGTTATATTGGAACAGATACAGGGCTGTTACGAGTGCATACTATAGGGGTGCTGCCGGGGCAATGCTGGTTTATGATGTAACGAAACGCCAGACCTTCAATCACATCGCACGCTGGCTAGAAGAGTTGCGTGGTCATGCTGACAAGAACATTGTTATAATGCTGGTTGGGAACAAAAGTGACCTCGAAAAGCAGCGGGAAGTCTCAACAGAGGATGCCACCGAATTTGCTCAAAAGGAAGGACTATTTTTCTTGGAGACCTCAGCTCTTGCAGCGAAAAATGTTGAGACCGCATTCTTAACAGTGCTTACTGAGATCTTCAACATAGTGAACAAGAAAAACCTAGTTGCCGGTGAGAATCAAGGGAACGGCAATGGCAATCCCACGTCACTAGCAGGCAAGAAAATCATCATTCCAGGTCCAGCTCAAGAAATTCCAGCAAAGAGCAACATGTGTTGTAGATCATGATGCAATTGGATTTATCACCTAATGTCAGTTTctttctttcacatttttatcTGCTTGTATATTTACATTGCTATAGCTTGCAAAGGCAGCTAATTAATTGAATGTTTTTGAGATTGAGGAATGATATGAAACCAAAATTTTGAAGCTTCAATAATAGGTTCcatttatattgtatttttatttcactctagTTCTTAGCATCACCTTTTTTCATATAACAACATTAAGGATTCCCTCTAATTACATGATAAGAGTTCAAACATACAAATGGCCAGATAAAATTGCATTTGACAACTTTGATAGCGTGAACCAAATTGTTTGTTAAACTGTTATGTTCCATTATACCTACGGTgacaataaataaaccttaaaatttctcaATAATAATCAAAGCTTCGAGCTAGCAGTCAGTAAGACCTTCAAATTACTAAAGTATCTATAGAACCTTGAAACTCTTTCATCTTTAGTCCTATTCACTAGCATTGGTATCCTGTATTTTCATTGCTTCAACATTGTGATCCTCCAGTGGGGTTCCATTTTCACCACTCATATCTTGTTTCTTATCTAGCACGCCAAGGCTTTCGGGTGCCAAAGTTCCATTCTTTTCAGTCTCCATGCGTGCTGAAAGCCTTTCCAGCAGTTCCTGGCAGTCCATTGCTGTAACCATCACACTCAAACTCGACCGGCCTTTCCAGCAGCCAATGGCTATTGCCAATGCATCTGCTTGGATATGGTCTGATAATGATTTGTCACCCGCCAAGAAAAGGTTAGGAAGGGAATCATGGAAACCAATTGTTCTGGCAGGAATGGCAGATCAAATGAAGTTACTTACCTTCTCTCAAAACAATCACACAGCAGCCTAACATCAGGTCTGCTGCCTTCTGACCGAAATCAGCATCAACAAAGTCAGCaaatttgattgatttatatTGCAAAAGATGCTTGAAATCTGCTGGGGAAGCATACAGTATTTGTTTGGTAATGTATGGGAGAATCACAGGCAACCCTTCTGATGAAATCCTGAATGAGCATGGTGCCGAGGAACCTTCTCTAGATGATTGGCGCTCCTATTTTTagaacaaaatcaaataaaatgagaaaaagaatcCTCAGTGACTCAGAAGCAAGCCAGGAAATGCAAATTCtgataaaatgaaaatttccTTACGGAAAAATAAATAGggcaattaaaagaaaaatatatatactcaCAAACATCTTCAGGCCAACGGAAGTTATCTTCAGTTGCTGTCCAACTCGAAAATTCAAGTCCAAAACATCCTTAACTGATTTTGAAACATAATAAATTCTCTTCACATGGTTAGCATCCTTGTTTCTTGTAACAAGGTGGCCAGTGAAAGGGAAGGATTCATCAATACCATAAAATGTCTTAATGCTGTTTATTATAGTTTCATCTTGGAAGAAAAGAACGGGGTCGACGCCTTTCCACTTGCTCTGAATCTGCAATTTCCTCTTCTCTCCTGTTTTTGCAGAATCGGTTTTCTTATCAGCTGCTTCAGAAGAATTGCTCTCTGGAGCACCTCCAGCTGGTTCATCATCAACTAAATCCGCTTCTAAAGCCACCTCAGAGATCTTTTCATCAACCTCTGAAGTCTCTTCTGAGATCTTTTCATCAGCAGCCTCCAAAGCCATCTCAGAGATATTTTCTTCAGCCTTTGAAGCAACTTCCAAGATCTTTTCATCTGCCCCATCCACAGAACTAACTTCTAATCCATTAATTTCTTCAGTAGCTTGGTCTGACAAATTTTCATACAGTTCACTTCTAGTTGATAATTTTCCTTGTGAAGTAGCAGACTTGTCAGGAATTGCTGCAGCAATTATTATGAAACCAATTTGTAAAAGCCCAATAAGGCAAGCTAAATGAAAGAGAAGAGCTAGGGAAtcaaaattgatagttttaattTACCTGGCAAATGAGAAACTTTGTGGAGGACAGCAATGAAAAAGGCTCCTGTGTTCTGATCATGAGGCACTATCCTCATGCAGCGTTGTAGTGGGAGATCAGAAACTTCTTCCTCCAAATCATCAATCGAAGAAATGGTATCATCTGGCTGAACTACATCTTCAGCATTTACACTTTCACCATTCTCACTCTTCTGGTTGTTGTTAGTTAAATCCGCATAATTTTTGCCAGAAGGGAACATGCTAGGAACAATCCCATTTCTTTGCAACTTGCGAGCATCCTTGTATGATGGTAACCAGACTCCCTTATCACGTACCTGATGAACACGTAAAACCTTATCACATGAAAAGAAGAAAATGGAATGTTGAAAAGCAAAATCTTCATGAAAAGTAtcatattattgttattagttgGTAGTTAGACAATCTTATCGGGAgagcatttcaaacataaatatcCAGACCCTCACTTAGGGAATAAATATGGAACATTTAGTTAAAAGATAAGGCACCATATACTAACCTTCCATTTAGTTAGACCTGGTCGACGAATTAATTGAGGCAGTTCATTTGAGACATCAACCAGTTCAACAGACCCTCCACATCTTCGTAAAATCTGAAGCAAAAAGGGGAGACAAAGGACTTGTTTAAACACAAGTTAAAAAACCCAGCAAAATTGAATGATGAGGAAAGAGTAAGATCAAGAAACTGAGggaaaaaattcatatatatatggatagtaaaacataacataaaagtGTAGGAGTAACTACTAAGACCAgggttaaaaattttaagttcatctaaaaaatgctttaatttaaatataaaaccaCAAAATACATGTTTAATAACGAACATCTTATCAGCTACCTGAACTCAAACTGAACAACCAATTCATGCTTTAGTGTACTGACCAGTTCGTATCTGTTAATGTTTTACCATCACTGGCAAGACTCTATCAATAAGCTTCCATCAAAGATTCATCTTGGAGGATTGAATTACACTAATTACTTTAATCAGCTTTTCAAATTCACATGACAATTAGAAGTTGCGTTGTTTCATCTTTCTTAAAATTCATCTCGCTTTGACATGATTGGTTACTTTCACAAATTGGGATCCTTCTAGGGCCTTAAACTTTCATCTTAATGCAGCTCAACACATAATATTTTAATGGGTGTTATTCTTTTCCAAAGAGGAGATGATATTCTAAATCTCTGATTCAATTAGCGTCCCTATATATTACATTATTGACCACGAAAATAAAGAGACATCTCTTTCTCTCTcccctctccctctcttttttaaAAAGGTAACTCCATTTTCTAAAAGACAAAAGTAAAAACAACCAAAGAAGTTACTTCGGTTTAGTGATTTTGTCTCTTGGGCAGCATAAATTACCTCAGCAACCACAGCTTCATTTTCAACTGGATTCATGGAGCAGGTTGAATAAACCATTCTTCCACCAACTTTCAACAAAGATAGACCTGCCATAGAGCAACAAATTAGAGACTGGAACATccactaattaaaaattaaggtCTTCTATAATTGATAACATCCACTAATAAAAGTCTAAGTTCTATAATTGATACCTCGCATGGCAATGTGAATCTGTAGGCAGTGAAGTCCATTGCCCATTCCTCCATTCCTGTATGAATGCACATAAATAAGATCTTATGAAATGTGATATTAGCAAGTGAAGGGATGCGAAAGAAGAGAAGGCAGAGCAAGAAATGGCGAACCATTTACGCCAGATATCAGGAGCCTTGCGGAGAGTACCATCACCACTGCAGGGCACATCACATAATACACGGTCAAAGAGAAGTTGAGTAATGCTCTGCTCCAAGTTATTTGTTGTTTCTGAACCATTTGAGAAATTTTTGTGGGAACGGCAGCCAGGGAAGTGTTGACCTTCATGATTTGTAACTATCAGGTTAGCAGTGCACATTCTTTTTGTTTGGTGGATGAGAAGGTTACATCTTTGTACATCAAGATCATTTGCTAGAACCTAAAGcaaaaaacaatgaaaaattGTTATATATGTCTGTGCATATAACAATTAATTCAGCATATGAAATAAGGGGTAAGAGTTGTTATCCGAGCAGGCCAAGACGCTACCCAAGCAATGCATGATTATATGGTGATGATGGGCAGACCAACTAAAACCCAAAgttcagagaaaaaaaaaagtaaacaaaccATGCCATCTGGTAAAAATCGTTCTTTAGCTGAGTGGTATATAATTTCAAGCAACTGAAAAGTTTTTGAACCGGGTGCTGCGCACACTGCACAAGGGAACAGCAGAAAATAGTAAACTATATTTCCAACATAGATCAGATACAGTTTCTTAactaaaattgcacaaaataagGGGGTGATGTTTAGAAAGAACATAAAAACAATGAAAGTTGCTTACCATCAAGTACAAAATGATCAGGACGTACATCAAGGAATAGAGGAGGCACCTACATCATGAACAAGTGGAATATCAGTCAAAGAAAACAGTCAGAAACTTCCCAAATGTATAACAGCAAAGTACTTGCAAGTGACATCCACCTACCATGCTGACAGCCTCCTGTCGACTGATGTTCCCTATTTCAGTTTCAAGTTTCAAAAACTCATGAAACCTGAAAGTTATTTAACCAAATCATGAATTGTCTAATGAccatacaataataataataacacataacTTGAGCATGGAAACCATTTAAAATCATACTAGGCAGCTTGGACATAACATATATGCTTAGTATATGAAAAGCAACAAGGCATTAACATGACAAAACCAGCACTTGTAAATCACATAATTGATATACAGGTAAAATCTAGAAGACATTGAAATGTTGCAAATGCATCATATCAGTCTTCCTCTTTGCTGAAATAGAAAAGATATAACCCAGATAGGATAAGCATTAACTTATATATACAAGTAAAATTCAGATAAGATAAGCATTAACTTATATATACAAGTAAAATTCAAGAACATGCAAATAACTCAACCCGAAGAGTAAGGCAATATTGACACTGTGTAATCATACAGGATTGCCGAATACATGATCATGTAAAACGACCTACCTCTCAAGAGTTTGGTTTTTCCTTAGCTGCATGCGTGAAAAATTCGATTGCCAAGCAAGGTTATCAGGGTACCAAGGCAAAGGTTTTATAGGCTCCAAATCACCCCCTTCAATAGcctgccaaaaaaaaaaaaagagcaagcAACGAGGCCAAAAGACAGTTACTTACAATACCATTTAATTAAGATATCCATAGCACAAGGAAAATTCAGCAACGCACTTCAGCTTGAAGAGATTTCATAAAATCATTCGCTAACTGTGAACGAATATCCTCACAAAATTGGCTACTGCAAAAGATTAGTAAAGATATTACTAAGCAGAGAAATGATTGTTTCACAATCAATCCTCAAACCCCAAATCTTTAACAagtaaaaaaaggaaagaaaaacataCGTGGCATTAATTCTGAAAGCAGCAGGTAATGGTTTTCTAAGCATTTCCATGAAAGCATCCCATTCCTCAGGAGAAACAATCCTTTGTTCCTGCCAGAAAAAGAAATTACATAAAACACTTCCATCTTTCACATATagatgaaataagaaaaataacatataaaaattacttTGTAATATTCATCAAAGGAAGGGTTTTGAGTAGCAAAAGGCTGCCAAGCAGGGTTATTGGGGTCAGATGAAGACTCGGTTTTTGGTCGTTTCCAAACATTTTCTCTGCTTTGTTTAAAATGTTTCCTTTGAGTACGAGACCCTCTTCGACCTCCCATTGGTTCTGCTTCTTTAGTTGTTCTGTAAGATAGTGGCCGCCGCTGAGGTTTTGAGAGGGTGAGATTGAGAGTGGGATCTGTTTTACTTTTTGCTCTCAGATATTTAGTTACAAAAGAACATGGGCTTACTACTGTTTATTTTTACAACATGGCCCATCTGGTATTCTTCAACTGCCAGAAACGGCCGAAAGGCAGTTTTTGAAGGATGTAGATATTAGTCCTGCCATGTCTGAAACCTAATCCAGTAATTGGCTGCTGTTGGATGGTTGACGACATTGAAGGTTAGCTAACAGGCTACCTTTGAAGTTCGCCCAGGCCCAATAGTTAGAAATTGGTCGAA encodes:
- the LOC107951731 gene encoding ras-related protein Rab11A, with the protein product MANADPSQKVDYVFKVVLIGDSGVGKSQILARFARNDFSLDSKSTIGVEFQTRTLLIEHKSVKAQIWDTAGQERYRAVTSAYYRGAAGAMLVYDVTKRQTFNHIARWLEELRGHADKNIVIMLVGNKSDLEKQREVSTEDATEFAQKEGLFFLETSALAAKNVETAFLTVLTEIFNIVNKKNLVAGENQGNGNGNPTSLAGKKIIIPGPAQEIPAKSNMCCRS
- the LOC107951730 gene encoding RNA cytosine-C(5)-methyltransferase NSUN2 yields the protein MGGRRGSRTQRKHFKQSRENVWKRPKTESSSDPNNPAWQPFATQNPSFDEYYKEQRIVSPEEWDAFMEMLRKPLPAAFRINATSQFCEDIRSQLANDFMKSLQAEAIEGGDLEPIKPLPWYPDNLAWQSNFSRMQLRKNQTLERFHEFLKLETEIGNISRQEAVSMVPPLFLDVRPDHFVLDVCAAPGSKTFQLLEIIYHSAKERFLPDGMVLANDLDVQRCNLLIHQTKRMCTANLIVTNHEGQHFPGCRSHKNFSNGSETTNNLEQSITQLLFDRVLCDVPCSGDGTLRKAPDIWRKWNGGMGNGLHCLQIHIAMRGLSLLKVGGRMVYSTCSMNPVENEAVVAEILRRCGGSVELVDVSNELPQLIRRPGLTKWKVRDKGVWLPSYKDARKLQRNGIVPSMFPSGKNYADLTNNNQKSENGESVNAEDVVQPDDTISSIDDLEEEVSDLPLQRCMRIVPHDQNTGAFFIAVLHKVSHLPAIPDKSATSQGKLSTRSELYENLSDQATEEINGLEVSSVDGADEKILEVASKAEENISEMALEAADEKISEETSEVDEKISEVALEADLVDDEPAGGAPESNSSEAADKKTDSAKTGEKRKLQIQSKWKGVDPVLFFQDETIINSIKTFYGIDESFPFTGHLVTRNKDANHVKRIYYVSKSVKDVLDLNFRVGQQLKITSVGLKMFERQSSREGSSAPCSFRISSEGLPVILPYITKQILYASPADFKHLLQYKSIKFADFVDADFGQKAADLMLGCCVIVLREDHIQADALAIAIGCWKGRSSLSVMVTAMDCQELLERLSARMETEKNGTLAPESLGVLDKKQDMSGENGTPLEDHNVEAMKIQDTNASE